The following proteins are co-located in the Shouchella hunanensis genome:
- a CDS encoding UDP-glucose dehydrogenase family protein, which produces MKRKIAVVGTGYVGLVTGVALSEVGHTVTCVDVDEVKIKRMQEGLSPIFEPGLSELMTKNINEGRLSFTSQHQEAFKSADAIYIAVGTPQKEDGTADLCFIESVAENIASHLKSYAVIVTKSTVPVGTNDYIKSFIGTRTDTPFDVVSNPEFLREGSAVQDTFHGDRIVIGADSPIAGDLIEEINKPFGISVFRTDIRSAEMIKYASNAFLATKISFVNEIANLCDKLDANIDDVAKGMGQDQRIGDKFLNAGIGYGGSCFPKDTNALVQIAGNVEHEFTLLKAVIEVNYKQQRLLVDKAREYFGSLRGKTIAMLGLAFKPNTDDMREAASLVLAEELVLAGATVVGYDPIAMENAKKVLPEAVNYADSALGAIHNADAAFIVTEWKEICSLTTEQFKENLKDAVIFDGRNCFNVETMKSANLDYFSIGRPIVKTQKEFA; this is translated from the coding sequence ATGAAAAGAAAAATTGCAGTAGTTGGCACGGGCTATGTAGGGCTAGTAACAGGTGTGGCGCTATCAGAGGTTGGTCATACTGTCACTTGTGTGGATGTAGACGAAGTGAAAATCAAACGTATGCAAGAAGGGCTTTCTCCAATTTTTGAACCTGGCTTATCTGAGTTAATGACAAAAAATATTAATGAAGGTCGCCTATCCTTCACTTCACAGCATCAAGAAGCTTTTAAAAGTGCTGATGCAATATACATAGCTGTTGGCACACCTCAAAAAGAAGACGGAACAGCAGATTTGTGCTTTATAGAATCTGTGGCTGAAAATATTGCTAGTCATTTAAAGAGTTATGCGGTTATTGTAACAAAGAGTACAGTTCCTGTTGGGACGAATGATTATATTAAGAGCTTTATAGGAACACGAACTGATACTCCATTTGATGTTGTATCTAATCCTGAATTTCTTCGCGAAGGTTCGGCTGTTCAAGATACATTCCATGGGGATCGTATTGTAATTGGAGCAGATAGTCCAATTGCAGGAGACTTAATTGAAGAGATTAATAAGCCTTTTGGAATTTCTGTTTTCCGGACCGATATTCGAAGTGCGGAAATGATTAAATATGCATCTAATGCGTTTCTTGCTACAAAAATTAGTTTTGTAAACGAAATTGCTAATCTTTGCGATAAGCTAGATGCAAATATTGATGATGTAGCAAAAGGCATGGGGCAAGATCAGCGAATAGGAGACAAGTTCTTAAATGCTGGTATCGGTTATGGCGGTTCATGCTTCCCTAAAGATACCAACGCTCTTGTTCAAATTGCAGGGAATGTTGAACATGAATTTACCTTGTTAAAAGCTGTTATAGAAGTTAACTATAAACAACAGAGGTTACTTGTTGATAAAGCTAGAGAGTATTTTGGTTCTTTACGAGGTAAAACAATTGCAATGCTTGGATTAGCATTTAAACCGAACACGGATGACATGCGAGAAGCAGCATCTCTTGTACTCGCTGAAGAATTAGTTCTTGCAGGAGCTACAGTTGTTGGCTATGACCCGATCGCAATGGAAAATGCAAAAAAAGTGTTACCCGAAGCTGTCAACTATGCAGACAGTGCTTTAGGTGCAATTCATAATGCGGACGCAGCATTTATTGTAACTGAATGGAAAGAAATTTGCTCTCTTACTACAGAGCAATTTAAAGAGAATCTAAAAGATGCAGTTATTTTTGATGGAAGAAACTGCTTC
- a CDS encoding sugar phosphate nucleotidyltransferase, with protein MNFILLSGGSGQRLWPLSNDARSKQFLNVLEHNGEKVSMLQRVWNQLKENDLTGQTLITTSHSQVDMITNQVGSDIPLIVEPERRDTFPAIALAATYLYSIDNKSLEDVVAVLPVDPYVEADFFNKITNLEDVLKNSNSDLGLVGIEPTFPSSKYGYIVPSSLNDDGTIKVSHFREKPSLEIATDLIEKGALWNAGVFAFKLRTIINALEKRGLPTTYEELHSIYSTLPKISFDFEVVEKMENIIAVPYNGYWKDLGTWNTLTDEMSSKIIGKGIVSDDSENVHIVNELNLPIVALGLKNTIIATSADGILVTDKSASPKIKELVQGINQRPMYEERRWGWYQVIDNTTYEDGNGTLTKKITIYPQKNLSYQYHETRDEVWTIVKGAGEFILDGEISSIKAGDTVKIPAFSKHSLKAITELQLIEIQTGYNLVEEDNCRLIEDWKNILINCKQKTL; from the coding sequence ATGAATTTCATCTTACTCTCAGGTGGTTCTGGCCAAAGGTTATGGCCATTGTCTAATGATGCTAGATCTAAACAATTTTTAAATGTTTTAGAACACAATGGTGAGAAAGTGTCTATGTTGCAAAGAGTATGGAATCAATTGAAAGAAAATGACTTAACTGGTCAAACATTAATAACCACAAGTCATTCACAAGTCGATATGATTACCAACCAAGTTGGGTCTGATATCCCTCTAATAGTTGAGCCGGAAAGAAGAGACACTTTTCCCGCAATAGCTCTTGCCGCAACTTACTTGTATTCAATTGATAATAAGTCCTTAGAAGATGTAGTCGCAGTACTTCCAGTTGATCCTTATGTCGAGGCTGATTTCTTTAATAAAATTACTAATTTAGAAGATGTCTTAAAGAATTCAAATTCAGACTTAGGCTTGGTTGGTATTGAGCCAACTTTTCCTTCATCTAAATACGGTTATATAGTACCTTCCTCCCTTAATGATGATGGAACTATTAAGGTTAGTCATTTTCGTGAGAAACCAAGCCTGGAAATAGCTACTGATCTTATTGAGAAAGGTGCATTATGGAATGCCGGAGTTTTTGCTTTTAAATTACGAACGATTATTAATGCTTTAGAAAAACGTGGCCTTCCAACTACTTATGAAGAACTACATTCTATTTATTCAACCCTCCCGAAAATCAGTTTCGATTTCGAAGTTGTTGAAAAAATGGAGAACATTATAGCTGTTCCATATAATGGATATTGGAAAGACCTTGGTACTTGGAATACTTTAACAGATGAAATGAGTTCAAAAATCATTGGTAAAGGAATAGTAAGTGATGATTCTGAAAATGTTCACATTGTTAATGAGTTGAATTTACCAATTGTTGCATTAGGTTTAAAGAATACTATAATTGCAACAAGTGCAGATGGCATTCTCGTTACTGATAAATCAGCAAGTCCAAAAATAAAAGAACTCGTTCAAGGTATAAATCAACGACCAATGTATGAAGAACGTAGATGGGGTTGGTATCAAGTAATTGATAATACAACTTACGAAGATGGAAATGGAACGCTGACAAAGAAAATTACGATTTACCCTCAAAAAAATTTAAGTTACCAATATCATGAAACTAGGGACGAGGTCTGGACTATCGTTAAAGGGGCTGGTGAATTTATATTGGATGGGGAAATTTCATCAATAAAAGCTGGTGACACAGTGAAAATACCAGCCTTTTCAAAACATAGTTTAAAGGCTATAACGGAGCTGCAGTTGATTGAAATTCAAACTGGATACAACTTGGTCGAAGAAGATAACTGTCGATTGATTGAGGACTGGAAAAATATACTAATAAACTGTAAACAAAAGACTCTATAG
- a CDS encoding glycosyltransferase produces the protein MIFVSLGTQKFKMNRVINQLDLLYESGYLSGDEVYIQRGHSMKSKYFPSDELIDKSKFDEIIEKSDIVICHGGTSSIITALNNGKKVLSIPRKANLGEHVDDHQHEIVTAFSEAGYIEVLTNINKLEETLNNVLDKEYKRYEQNNRLAKFILDNIIKN, from the coding sequence TTGATATTCGTTAGTTTGGGTACTCAGAAGTTTAAGATGAACCGAGTGATTAATCAACTCGATTTACTCTATGAGTCAGGATATTTATCCGGAGACGAGGTTTATATTCAACGTGGCCATTCAATGAAATCTAAGTATTTTCCGTCAGATGAATTAATAGATAAAAGTAAATTTGACGAGATTATTGAGAAAAGTGATATTGTCATATGCCATGGGGGAACTTCTTCTATAATTACTGCTTTAAATAATGGGAAAAAAGTATTGTCTATTCCAAGAAAAGCAAATCTAGGAGAACATGTTGATGATCATCAACATGAAATAGTTACTGCATTTTCCGAAGCGGGCTATATTGAGGTTCTAACCAACATTAATAAGCTAGAAGAAACGTTAAATAATGTACTGGATAAAGAATATAAACGATATGAGCAAAATAATAGATTAGCGAAGTTTATTTTAGACAATATCATTAAGAATTGA
- the pssD gene encoding PssD/Cps14F family polysaccharide biosynthesis glycosyltransferase — MKITLISSTGGHWAQLLQLQKVISEEKHVELNLITEKNRTNSSMDCSFLLQQDRKNIFFTFIFLINIIKSLYFVITVRPKYVISTGAGSVIPYLFFAKLFGSKVIYIESFAKVNSPTITGRIVYKFADHFFVQWENMLKFYPNALYKGSLY, encoded by the coding sequence ATGAAAATCACATTAATAAGTTCAACAGGTGGTCACTGGGCACAACTCTTACAACTTCAAAAAGTTATCTCTGAAGAAAAACATGTTGAATTAAACCTCATCACTGAAAAAAACCGGACAAATTCTTCTATGGATTGTAGTTTTCTCCTTCAACAAGATAGAAAAAATATATTCTTCACTTTTATATTTCTAATAAATATAATAAAATCTCTTTATTTCGTAATTACAGTTAGACCGAAATATGTTATATCAACAGGGGCTGGATCGGTAATCCCTTATTTATTTTTTGCTAAATTATTTGGTAGTAAGGTGATTTACATTGAAAGTTTTGCAAAAGTAAACAGCCCAACAATTACTGGTAGAATTGTTTACAAATTTGCTGATCATTTTTTTGTACAGTGGGAAAATATGCTTAAATTTTATCCTAATGCCTTGTATAAGGGGAGTTTGTATTGA
- a CDS encoding oligosaccharide flippase family protein produces the protein MSKKKSFTDIISIWTSQLGAVVVAFITQMLLARSLSVADYGAFMTAFNTAMLLGGIACFGAGPNWLRIIGREGWNGLRWLRPNLILLVVTTVASSILYIILIRFSSTSELTFFISIAFVSVLLTRSFSTPAEAVYQLEENYIRLSFLKFLNHGLKFLVVIIGVLFGFSVISLAFGYVFTSIAMLIWYLFLLRRISTHNIKLVGHGEYSFNAKQSPDVKTAFVFLFPYGATTVFYLIYFQAPIFFVNITLGDESAGIYNVIFTVLNVIFLLPITLYQSYLIPKIHRWSTGERSKVDLLTKVGSKLSIMLGIVIGIPMVFISPFVTSLIFGDEYKLAGIFISFLAVVVPLRLLSNNIGSVLVTEKYIKKKAFYQFYAALLSIGLNFLLMNKIGLVGAIYTLILVELLVALLFVVCLMTDVKVRIDKFNSYVCQYALFFVGTLIIFQSSTSTGILIGSVIFVCSLVIMLLTIVRDKELKEVILRMKEKK, from the coding sequence ATGAGTAAGAAAAAAAGCTTCACCGATATTATTAGTATATGGACATCACAACTTGGCGCAGTAGTTGTAGCTTTTATAACACAAATGTTACTTGCAAGGTCTCTTAGCGTTGCGGATTATGGTGCTTTCATGACTGCATTTAATACAGCTATGTTACTAGGCGGCATAGCATGCTTTGGTGCAGGACCAAATTGGTTACGTATAATTGGAAGAGAAGGATGGAATGGATTAAGATGGTTACGACCAAATTTAATTTTGCTTGTAGTAACAACCGTTGCATCATCTATTCTATATATCATTTTAATTCGTTTTTCTTCCACATCTGAACTGACATTCTTTATATCAATTGCTTTCGTAAGTGTTTTATTAACTCGCTCCTTTAGTACGCCAGCAGAAGCAGTTTATCAATTGGAAGAGAACTATATTAGGTTATCTTTTTTAAAGTTTCTAAATCATGGGCTTAAATTTTTAGTCGTAATTATAGGGGTACTTTTTGGATTTTCTGTCATCTCTTTAGCTTTTGGATATGTCTTTACATCTATTGCAATGCTCATCTGGTATCTTTTTCTTTTAAGAAGAATCTCAACACATAATATAAAATTAGTTGGACATGGAGAGTATTCTTTTAACGCAAAACAATCACCAGACGTCAAAACTGCATTTGTATTTCTATTCCCTTACGGAGCGACAACGGTCTTTTACTTAATCTATTTTCAAGCACCGATCTTTTTTGTCAATATCACTTTAGGAGATGAAAGTGCAGGAATTTATAACGTTATCTTTACAGTATTAAATGTGATTTTTCTTTTACCAATTACGCTTTATCAAAGCTACTTAATTCCTAAAATTCATCGATGGTCTACTGGTGAAAGAAGTAAAGTAGATCTATTAACGAAAGTCGGCAGTAAGCTGTCTATTATGCTAGGTATCGTCATTGGTATACCGATGGTGTTTATTTCTCCATTTGTTACGAGTTTGATTTTTGGAGATGAGTATAAATTAGCTGGAATTTTTATTAGTTTTTTAGCAGTCGTTGTTCCTTTAAGACTACTTTCCAATAACATTGGGAGTGTTTTAGTTACCGAAAAATACATTAAAAAGAAAGCTTTTTATCAATTCTATGCAGCGCTATTAAGCATTGGATTAAATTTTTTACTTATGAACAAAATTGGTCTAGTGGGAGCTATTTACACATTAATACTTGTGGAATTACTTGTTGCTTTATTGTTTGTAGTTTGTTTAATGACTGATGTGAAAGTAAGAATAGATAAATTTAATTCGTATGTCTGTCAATACGCATTGTTTTTTGTAGGTACGCTTATAATTTTTCAATCCAGCACCAGCACAGGTATATTAATTGGATCTGTTATTTTTGTTTGCTCACTCGTAATCATGCTCCTGACTATTGTGAGAGATAAAGAATTAAAAGAAGTTATTTTAAGAATGAAGGAGAAGAAATGA
- a CDS encoding polysaccharide pyruvyl transferase family protein, translating to MEELESFNSITLVGYYGKNNLGDDLMLASLLEEFPNHQIKILAFDKLIGFDEYKNINEVHIWPNMKRKKMQTFLRAIKGSEAVVWGGGTCFTDEDGDGFFKYMPIAKSLGKKIIYTGVGVGNLKRKNRKLKADFLIKIADFLSLRDEKSYQYVKNVKGNEDKISLVRDPSIKYLQSHFNNDQFGSLNTNTLLIGWRNLEKYKDTQGNNLNNLIREVDSLIERYSCKKIIIMDVDSSYDPIVSGELFERLKGNKSDIEIIYDKESDFKAKMSVILNSRVVITSRLHLGVVCDLANISCYIYNYSPKIEYLWEESDSQSLHLISKDFNIVKKEYLTS from the coding sequence ATGGAAGAATTAGAGTCTTTTAATAGTATTACATTAGTTGGATATTATGGAAAAAATAATCTTGGAGACGATTTAATGCTTGCTAGTTTACTAGAAGAGTTTCCTAATCATCAAATAAAAATTCTTGCCTTTGATAAACTAATTGGCTTTGATGAATATAAAAATATTAATGAGGTTCATATTTGGCCCAATATGAAGAGAAAAAAGATGCAGACATTTCTTCGAGCGATTAAAGGATCAGAAGCGGTTGTTTGGGGGGGGGGAACTTGTTTTACAGATGAAGATGGGGATGGATTTTTTAAATACATGCCTATTGCTAAATCACTCGGAAAAAAAATTATTTACACAGGGGTCGGAGTGGGAAACCTCAAGAGAAAAAATAGAAAATTAAAAGCCGATTTCTTAATAAAAATAGCTGATTTTTTAAGTCTTAGAGATGAGAAATCATATCAATATGTCAAAAATGTAAAAGGTAATGAGGATAAGATTTCATTAGTGAGAGATCCCTCAATTAAATATTTGCAAAGTCACTTTAATAACGATCAATTTGGGAGTTTAAACACGAATACTCTTTTAATAGGGTGGAGGAATTTAGAAAAATACAAAGATACACAGGGGAACAATTTAAATAATTTAATTAGAGAAGTGGACAGTTTAATAGAGAGATATTCATGTAAGAAAATTATTATAATGGATGTTGATTCTTCCTATGATCCAATCGTTAGTGGAGAGTTGTTTGAGAGATTAAAAGGAAATAAAAGCGATATAGAAATAATTTACGATAAAGAGTCTGATTTTAAAGCGAAAATGAGTGTTATTTTAAATAGTAGGGTTGTTATTACATCTAGATTGCATTTAGGAGTTGTGTGTGATTTAGCTAATATTTCATGTTACATTTACAACTATTCTCCGAAGATAGAATATTTATGGGAAGAATCCGATAGCCAGTCTCTACATTTGATCTCCAAAGATTTTAACATTGTAAAAAAAGAGTATTTAACTTCATGA
- a CDS encoding O-antigen ligase family protein: METGLNNLKLTLLTIAIVLVATLVGVSFYFSSIIALSLFAVCIVATLFIIFNSVEINIARVCIFVFFAFMAFNIEYPILYMGDYGFSAEHPGGLRAAITVNQFYMLLIALLVVSVLKKENFEVPVITELFIWVLLIISGVISMFFAVNHYAVLYPLIRNIILIFLLITMYNYKLDHLWNSFKNAVVIFLIPVQFIIGIYQYLTVQPLGLRVLGESNDPFRSTSIVEESQHGMSGTLGHPGIFGLFFVMILPFLLNDLLNKDNNSSKKLYYMTLLSFILGVMLIVMTDARASIALFFLATSLVIIGNFLIGTRRKINTTRIVYVATGLFAVVFIAFFLRGEELLSRFLDSDFIYQFSYRGGLSDISISILTRDLTTFLFGVGLNNYTDVVNSMGSGFAYSHPVHNIYLLLTTEGGIFQGIAYVVLLIVVLTKMLTVMRFSKSIKYQRYALVVFSSLFTLSIYNFTGWAAYHNQNYIMFTLLIGFSILIYKEYRLERKAKWKN; the protein is encoded by the coding sequence ATGGAAACTGGTTTAAATAACTTAAAGCTTACTTTATTAACGATAGCGATTGTGTTAGTGGCAACATTGGTAGGTGTATCTTTTTACTTCTCAAGTATAATTGCTTTATCACTTTTTGCAGTATGTATTGTTGCCACTTTGTTTATCATATTTAACTCTGTGGAGATAAATATCGCTAGGGTATGTATTTTTGTTTTCTTTGCATTTATGGCATTCAATATAGAATATCCTATATTGTATATGGGTGATTACGGATTTTCAGCAGAACATCCTGGAGGTTTGAGAGCAGCTATAACAGTAAACCAATTTTATATGCTGTTAATTGCTCTTTTAGTCGTGAGTGTCTTAAAAAAAGAAAACTTTGAAGTGCCAGTAATTACAGAGCTTTTTATATGGGTATTATTGATTATTTCTGGTGTAATATCAATGTTCTTCGCAGTTAATCATTATGCAGTTCTTTATCCTTTAATAAGAAACATTATCCTAATATTTTTGTTGATTACTATGTATAATTATAAGCTAGACCATTTATGGAATAGTTTTAAAAATGCAGTAGTGATTTTCTTGATACCTGTACAGTTTATCATAGGTATCTATCAATACTTGACTGTTCAACCTCTAGGCTTAAGGGTTTTAGGTGAAAGTAATGATCCTTTTAGATCAACTTCCATTGTTGAAGAAAGTCAACATGGGATGAGTGGGACGTTGGGTCATCCTGGAATATTCGGACTTTTCTTTGTGATGATATTGCCTTTTTTACTAAATGATCTATTAAATAAAGATAATAATAGCAGTAAGAAGCTTTATTATATGACTTTATTAAGTTTTATATTAGGTGTAATGTTAATAGTCATGACTGATGCTAGGGCATCTATTGCCTTGTTTTTCCTAGCGACCTCGTTAGTGATAATTGGTAATTTTTTAATAGGTACCAGACGGAAAATAAATACAACAAGAATCGTTTACGTAGCCACTGGTTTATTTGCAGTGGTGTTTATAGCCTTTTTCCTCCGAGGAGAGGAGCTATTGAGTAGATTTTTAGATTCCGATTTTATCTATCAATTCTCGTATAGAGGCGGATTAAGTGATATTAGTATAAGTATTCTGACACGTGATCTTACAACTTTTTTATTCGGGGTAGGTCTAAATAATTATACTGATGTTGTAAATTCTATGGGAAGTGGCTTTGCATACTCACATCCCGTTCACAATATATACTTGTTATTAACTACAGAGGGTGGCATTTTTCAAGGTATAGCATATGTAGTGCTTCTAATAGTTGTTTTAACTAAAATGCTTACGGTCATGCGTTTTAGTAAATCTATAAAATACCAAAGGTATGCACTAGTAGTTTTTTCATCACTATTTACTTTAAGTATTTATAATTTTACTGGTTGGGCAGCTTATCATAATCAAAACTACATTATGTTTACTCTCTTAATAGGCTTTTCAATATTGATTTATAAAGAGTATAGGTTAGAAAGGAAAGCAAAATGGAAGAATTAG
- a CDS encoding sugar transferase, whose product MEAARKKKIPVEKGQLKEELHINGSRFYLVSKRFIDIIASLLGIIILSPLFLFIALLIKKEDPKGSVFFKQVRVGKDGKEFYMYKFRSMVSNAEELLNDLLKNNEVSGHMFKMKDDPRVTKIGKFIRKTSIDELPQLLNVLKGDMSLVGPRPPLTREVAEYSNYHKQRLSVKPGCTGVWQVSARNNVGFEEMVEMDIRYMKERNTYFDLIIIFRTVLVLIKPNGAY is encoded by the coding sequence ATGGAGGCAGCACGCAAAAAAAAAATACCTGTTGAAAAAGGTCAACTAAAAGAAGAACTTCATATTAATGGTTCTCGTTTTTATCTTGTTAGTAAGCGTTTTATAGATATAATTGCGTCTTTATTAGGGATTATCATTCTATCACCTCTATTCTTATTTATAGCCCTTTTAATAAAAAAAGAAGACCCTAAAGGCTCAGTCTTTTTTAAACAAGTTAGAGTAGGTAAAGATGGAAAAGAATTTTATATGTATAAATTTAGGTCTATGGTAAGTAATGCCGAAGAATTACTTAATGACCTACTAAAGAATAATGAAGTAAGTGGGCACATGTTTAAAATGAAGGATGATCCTAGGGTAACAAAAATCGGTAAATTCATTAGAAAGACGAGCATTGATGAACTGCCTCAATTGCTAAATGTGTTAAAAGGAGATATGAGTTTGGTGGGTCCTAGACCTCCTTTAACTCGAGAAGTTGCTGAATACAGCAACTATCATAAGCAACGATTATCTGTCAAACCAGGTTGTACCGGAGTGTGGCAAGTTAGTGCAAGAAACAATGTAGGTTTTGAAGAGATGGTTGAGATGGATATTAGATATATGAAAGAGAGAAATACATACTTTGATTTAATAATTATATTTCGTACAGTCCTCGTACTAATTAAACCTAATGGAGCTTATTGA